In Palaemon carinicauda isolate YSFRI2023 chromosome 18, ASM3689809v2, whole genome shotgun sequence, a genomic segment contains:
- the LOC137657294 gene encoding 52 kDa repressor of the inhibitor of the protein kinase-like has protein sequence MAKCDPSDVTGKVAYYADRQSQRIRKRKRHHDELDSVEDVTLTGRDMFRVTAFLPIIDKLYAALSKRLAAYSDLREKFGFLSEISNKTNTELEAAAEKLVSSYPNDLEAGLESELLQFAHLMKSIPRGSSESAPSLGGVIASQRQSPEQEMYKIIHRHDMVETFANVEIVLRLYLCMFVTNCTGERSFSKLKLLKNYLRNTMGQNRLSSLTLLSIEHEKLRVLDFTDVIKQFASKKARKKSCF, from the coding sequence ATGGCTAAGTGTGATCCCAGTGATGTGACTGGTAAAGTTGCATACTATGCCGACAGGCAGTCGCAGCGTATTAGAAAGCGCAAGCGTCACCACGATGAACTAGACTCGGTGGAGGATGTTACGCTGACAGGGAGAGACATGTTTAGAGTGACTGCTTTCTTGCCAATCATTGACAAGCTCTATGCTGCCCTATCAAAACGCCTTGCAGCTTACAGCGACCTTCGAGAGAAATTTGGGTTTTTATCAGAaatctcaaacaaaacaaacacTGAACTTGAAGCAGCTGCTGAAAAGCTTGTGTCTTCATATCCTAATGACTTGGAGGCGGGATTGGAGTCGGAGCTTTTGCAGTTTGCACACCTCATGAAATCCATTCCAAGAGGTTCATCCGAAAGTGCTCCTTCATTAGGTGGAGTAATAGCTTCACAAAGACAAAGTCCGGAACAAGAAATGTATAAGATAATTCACAGACATGATATGGTTGAAACATTTGCTAATGTTGAAATTGTATTACGACTCTATCTCTGCATGTTTGTCACAAACTGCACTGGGGAGCGATCATTCTCCAAGCTGAAACTACTAAAGAATTATCTAAGAAACACCATGGGGCAGAACCGCTTATCTTCACTCACCCTGTTGAGCATTGAGCATGAAAAATTAAGGGTGCTTGATTTTACTGATGTCATCAAACAGTTTGCAAGTAAGAAGGCTcgaaaaaaatcatgtttttaa